One window of the Pseudomonas knackmussii B13 genome contains the following:
- a CDS encoding multidrug effflux MFS transporter gives MTFPILLILGALSAFGPMAIDFYLPSFPALAHAFGTDVEHVQLSLSAYFAGLAIGQLLYGPLADRYGRRKPLLLGVSIFTLASLACAVAPSLEWLIGARFVQALGGCAGMVISRAVVRDLCDPIAAAKAFSQLMLVMGLAPILAPLAGGALLGTFGWQSIFYCLTGFSALAGLAIGLRLPETIPAGPRPPLGGALGEYRRLFGDRAFLTYALTGGGAIAGVFSYIAGSPFVFIQLYGVAPEHYGWVFGSNAAGFILMAQVNAYLLRFRGPGFWLRRAVWVYFGCGLILLAVTLFRPEHLWPLLVPLFGCIASLGFLMPNSSACAMAGQGSHAGSASALMGSLQFSVAAGASALVGALHDGSALPMAVVICLCGGCAALLGWSSGQISERSV, from the coding sequence ATGACCTTCCCGATCCTGCTGATCCTCGGCGCGCTGAGCGCCTTCGGCCCCATGGCCATCGACTTCTATCTGCCGAGTTTTCCTGCTCTGGCCCACGCCTTCGGCACCGACGTCGAGCACGTGCAGTTGAGCCTGTCGGCCTATTTCGCCGGCCTTGCCATCGGCCAACTGCTGTACGGTCCGCTGGCCGACCGTTATGGCCGGCGCAAGCCGCTGCTGCTGGGCGTGAGCATCTTCACCCTGGCGTCGCTGGCCTGTGCCGTCGCACCGAGCCTCGAATGGCTGATCGGCGCGCGCTTCGTCCAGGCCCTGGGTGGCTGCGCCGGCATGGTGATCTCCCGCGCGGTGGTGCGCGACCTGTGCGATCCGATCGCCGCGGCGAAGGCGTTCTCGCAGCTGATGCTGGTCATGGGGCTGGCGCCGATCCTCGCGCCCTTGGCCGGCGGCGCGCTGCTCGGCACCTTTGGCTGGCAGTCGATCTTCTACTGCCTGACTGGCTTCAGCGCGCTCGCCGGGCTGGCCATCGGCCTGCGCCTGCCAGAGACCATCCCGGCCGGCCCGCGACCGCCACTGGGCGGAGCCCTGGGCGAGTACCGCCGGCTGTTCGGCGATCGCGCCTTCCTGACCTATGCGCTGACCGGCGGGGGTGCCATCGCCGGGGTGTTCTCCTACATCGCCGGCTCGCCATTCGTGTTCATCCAGCTCTACGGCGTGGCGCCCGAGCACTATGGCTGGGTATTCGGCAGCAACGCCGCGGGCTTCATCCTGATGGCGCAGGTGAACGCCTACCTGCTGCGTTTTCGCGGGCCGGGGTTCTGGCTGCGGCGTGCGGTCTGGGTGTACTTCGGTTGCGGGCTGATCCTGCTGGCGGTGACGCTGTTCCGTCCCGAGCACCTTTGGCCGCTGCTGGTGCCACTGTTCGGCTGTATCGCCAGCCTGGGATTCCTGATGCCCAACTCCTCGGCATGCGCCATGGCGGGGCAGGGAAGTCACGCCGGCAGCGCATCGGCGCTGATGGGCAGCCTGCAGTTCAGCGTGGCGGCCGGCGCCTCGGCGCTGGTCGGCGCGCTGCACGACGGCAGCGCCCTGCCCATGGCAGTGGTGATCTGTCTGTGCGGGGGATGCGCGGCGCTGCTTGGCTGGTCGAGCGGCCAGATCAGCGAGCGCAGCGTCTGA
- a CDS encoding efflux RND transporter permease subunit yields the protein MISRFFIDRPIFAMVISIVILLGGMAAIHALPVAQYPQILPPQVSVTTNYPGASSQVIAETVAAPLEQEINGVEGMIYQLSTSDSSGAMTLTVYFKVGTNPDQATINVNNKVQAALAKLPEEVRRQGVKVQKKSSDILQMVTLFSPDNSVDPVQISNYALINVIDELKRLPGVGDVTQFGAKDYSMRIWLRPDKLAQYSLTPSDVVDAIREQNSQFAAGNFGKEPLNSPQAFTYTVSTQGRFTDPKEFENVILRTDSTGASLLLRDVARVELGAQDYSMMTSLNGQQNAAFGVYLQPGANALDTAEAIRSTMERLSKRFPPGIVYKIPYDTTVFVQVSIEEVIHTFFEALVLVMLVVYIFLQNLRATLIPVLAIPVSLVGTFAGMYLLGFSINLLTLFGLVLAIGIVVDDAIVVLENVERVMRTEKLAPREAAIKAMEEVTGPIIAIVLVLCAVFIPVGFLGGLAGQMYQQFAITIAVSVVISGIVALTLSPALCALLLKSEHKEPAAPFRWFNRMFDKATEGYGAGVQFFLKRVSIGLLLVGGMIALMVVLFGRVPGSLVPDEDQGYVINAYILPPAASLKRSEELTSAVTEQLLKHPAVKDVVTFAGLNILTNTNVTSAGVSFITLKDWKERKDPSLDARNLTRTFMGMGMKQQDGVTLTFNPPPITGMSTTGGFEAYIQDRSGGTPEQLQAMVQKFMAAAAKRPELAGVTTTFNANVPQYFIDLDRTKARALGVAIDDVFTAMQATFGAYYVNDFSLYGRTWKVNLQSESDFRRKPEDLKQVYVRASTGDLVPLSALVQVRRILGPDTFSRFNVFPAAKLLGGPAPGYSSGQALAAMQQVADQTLGQDYMLTWIGSAYQELEAQGSGGQAFIFGLILVFLILAAQYERWSLPLAVVTAVPFAVFGAILAIWLRGIDNDVYFQVGLVTLIGLAAKNAILIIEFAVLCREEQGMGPMQAALEAAKLRFRPIVMTSLAFILGCVPLAISSGAGSASRHSIGTGVIGGMLAATLLATFLIPMFYMLVESFSDRLGKRKEKVSPQPAPEAHPAHGEGPAA from the coding sequence GTGATCTCGCGCTTCTTCATCGACCGGCCGATCTTCGCCATGGTGATTTCCATCGTCATCCTGCTGGGCGGGATGGCGGCCATTCATGCGCTGCCCGTCGCGCAATACCCGCAGATCCTGCCGCCGCAGGTGTCGGTGACCACCAACTATCCCGGCGCCAGCTCGCAGGTGATCGCGGAAACCGTCGCCGCGCCCCTGGAGCAGGAAATCAACGGCGTCGAAGGGATGATCTACCAGCTGTCCACCTCGGACAGCAGCGGCGCCATGACGCTGACTGTCTACTTCAAGGTCGGCACCAATCCCGACCAGGCCACCATCAACGTCAACAACAAGGTTCAGGCCGCGCTGGCCAAGCTGCCGGAGGAAGTGCGCCGGCAGGGCGTGAAGGTGCAGAAGAAGTCCTCGGACATCTTGCAGATGGTTACCCTGTTCTCGCCGGACAACTCGGTCGACCCGGTGCAGATCAGCAACTACGCGCTGATCAACGTCATTGACGAGCTCAAGCGCCTGCCCGGCGTCGGCGACGTCACCCAGTTCGGCGCCAAGGACTACTCGATGCGCATCTGGCTGCGCCCGGACAAGCTGGCGCAGTACAGCCTGACGCCGAGCGACGTGGTCGACGCCATCCGCGAGCAGAACTCGCAGTTCGCCGCCGGCAACTTCGGCAAGGAGCCGCTGAACAGTCCGCAGGCATTCACCTACACGGTGAGCACGCAGGGGCGCTTCACCGATCCGAAGGAGTTCGAGAACGTCATCCTGCGCACCGACAGCACTGGCGCCAGCCTGCTGCTCAGGGACGTCGCGCGGGTCGAACTGGGTGCCCAGGACTACTCGATGATGACTTCCCTCAATGGCCAGCAGAACGCGGCCTTCGGGGTCTACCTGCAGCCCGGCGCCAATGCCCTGGACACCGCCGAGGCGATAAGGTCCACCATGGAGCGCCTGTCCAAGCGCTTCCCGCCCGGCATCGTCTACAAGATCCCCTACGACACCACGGTGTTCGTGCAGGTCTCCATCGAAGAGGTGATACACACGTTCTTCGAGGCCCTGGTGCTGGTGATGCTGGTGGTCTACATCTTCCTGCAGAACCTGCGCGCTACCCTGATCCCGGTCCTGGCGATCCCGGTGTCGCTGGTCGGCACCTTCGCCGGCATGTACCTGCTGGGCTTCTCCATCAACCTGCTGACCTTGTTCGGCCTGGTGCTGGCGATCGGCATCGTGGTCGACGACGCCATCGTGGTGCTGGAAAACGTCGAGCGGGTGATGCGCACCGAAAAACTCGCGCCGCGGGAGGCGGCGATCAAGGCCATGGAAGAGGTGACCGGGCCGATCATCGCCATCGTCCTGGTGCTCTGCGCGGTGTTCATCCCGGTTGGTTTCCTCGGCGGTCTCGCCGGGCAGATGTACCAGCAGTTCGCGATCACCATCGCGGTGTCCGTGGTGATCTCGGGGATTGTCGCGCTGACGCTCTCGCCGGCGCTCTGCGCGCTGCTCCTCAAGTCCGAGCACAAGGAGCCGGCGGCACCGTTCCGCTGGTTCAACCGCATGTTCGACAAGGCCACCGAAGGGTATGGCGCGGGTGTGCAGTTCTTCCTCAAGCGCGTTTCCATCGGCCTGCTGCTGGTCGGCGGGATGATTGCGCTGATGGTGGTGCTGTTTGGCCGCGTGCCCGGCTCGCTGGTGCCCGACGAAGACCAGGGCTACGTGATCAACGCCTACATCCTGCCGCCAGCTGCCTCGCTCAAACGCTCCGAGGAGCTGACCAGCGCGGTGACCGAGCAGTTGCTCAAGCACCCGGCGGTCAAGGACGTGGTGACCTTCGCCGGCCTGAATATCCTGACCAACACCAACGTCACCAGCGCCGGTGTGTCCTTCATCACCCTCAAGGACTGGAAGGAGCGCAAGGACCCGTCGCTGGACGCGCGTAACCTGACGCGCACCTTCATGGGCATGGGCATGAAGCAGCAGGACGGCGTGACCCTGACCTTCAACCCGCCGCCGATCACCGGCATGTCCACCACCGGTGGCTTCGAGGCCTATATCCAGGACCGCAGTGGCGGCACTCCCGAGCAGCTGCAGGCGATGGTGCAGAAGTTCATGGCCGCCGCCGCCAAGCGTCCCGAGCTGGCGGGCGTGACCACCACGTTCAACGCCAACGTGCCGCAGTACTTCATCGACCTGGACCGGACCAAGGCGCGCGCCCTCGGGGTAGCGATCGACGACGTGTTCACGGCCATGCAGGCGACTTTCGGCGCCTACTACGTCAACGACTTCAGCCTGTACGGGCGGACCTGGAAGGTGAACCTGCAGTCCGAGTCGGACTTCCGCCGCAAGCCCGAGGATCTCAAGCAGGTCTACGTGCGCGCGTCCACCGGTGACCTGGTACCGCTCTCGGCGCTGGTGCAAGTGCGGCGCATCCTCGGTCCGGATACCTTCTCGCGCTTCAACGTGTTCCCCGCGGCCAAGCTCCTCGGCGGCCCGGCGCCGGGCTACAGCTCCGGCCAGGCGCTGGCGGCGATGCAGCAGGTGGCTGACCAGACCCTCGGCCAGGACTACATGCTGACCTGGATCGGTTCGGCCTATCAGGAACTCGAAGCCCAGGGCTCGGGCGGGCAGGCGTTCATCTTCGGCCTGATCCTGGTATTCCTCATCCTCGCCGCACAGTACGAACGCTGGTCGCTGCCGCTGGCGGTGGTCACCGCCGTGCCCTTCGCGGTGTTCGGCGCCATCCTCGCCATCTGGCTGCGCGGCATCGACAACGACGTGTACTTCCAGGTCGGCCTGGTGACCCTGATTGGCCTCGCGGCGAAGAACGCCATCCTGATCATCGAGTTCGCCGTGCTCTGTCGCGAGGAGCAGGGCATGGGGCCGATGCAGGCGGCGCTGGAGGCGGCCAAGCTGCGCTTCCGCCCGATCGTCATGACCTCACTGGCCTTCATCCTCGGTTGCGTGCCGTTGGCGATCAGCAGCGGCGCCGGTTCCGCCAGCCGTCACTCGATCGGTACCGGGGTGATCGGCGGGATGCTAGCCGCAACCCTGCTGGCGACCTTCCTGATCCCGATGTTCTACATGCTGGTGGAGTCGTTCTCCGACCGTCTCGGCAAGCGCAAGGAGAAGGTCAGTCCCCAACCCGCGCCCGAAGCGCACCCCGCGCACGGCGAAGGTCCCGCGGCCTGA
- a CDS encoding efflux RND transporter periplasmic adaptor subunit: MPFALRPSSLMACCVLFAAQLPLPGLAAEEKAAPPAPPVTVEIAKSGPMPLNLEYSGRAAGYREVQVRAQVSGILQKRTYEEGRPVKQGQVMFQIDPRPYQAALGQAKGALAQAQARYRQTDRDLKRIRELQVKGFASAMELDRYISNFEQAKADVEASKANVQAKQIDLDYTTVKAPISGMASKQTVSEGSLVASNDPNSSLLTELTQLDPIYINFAYTDTEAARLRDGVESGRMTLPEKGKLKAELFFGDGTRYPIDGVVDFTDSFVNTGTGTINARATVDNPESRLIPGQFVRVVVSGIMRKSVVTVPERALSQSPAGTFVYVVDDKGIAHMRPVNVAQMVNGRWVLDSGVNAGERVIVDGLSKVRPDQPVKAQEASAEAAQPAQAKQ; encoded by the coding sequence ATGCCGTTTGCCCTTCGTCCGTCATCGTTGATGGCCTGCTGCGTCCTGTTTGCGGCGCAGCTTCCCCTGCCTGGGCTGGCAGCCGAAGAGAAGGCGGCCCCTCCTGCGCCGCCGGTCACGGTCGAAATCGCCAAGAGCGGCCCGATGCCACTGAACCTCGAATACTCCGGGCGTGCCGCCGGCTACCGGGAGGTGCAAGTTCGCGCCCAGGTCAGCGGCATCCTGCAGAAGCGCACCTATGAGGAAGGCCGGCCGGTCAAGCAGGGCCAGGTGATGTTCCAGATCGACCCGCGTCCCTACCAGGCGGCGCTGGGCCAGGCCAAGGGCGCGCTGGCCCAGGCGCAGGCGCGGTACCGGCAGACCGACCGCGACCTCAAGCGTATCCGCGAGCTGCAGGTCAAGGGCTTCGCCAGCGCCATGGAACTGGACCGCTACATTTCCAACTTCGAACAGGCCAAGGCCGACGTCGAGGCCTCCAAGGCAAACGTGCAGGCCAAGCAGATCGACCTCGACTACACCACGGTGAAGGCGCCGATCTCCGGCATGGCCAGCAAGCAGACGGTCTCCGAGGGCAGCCTGGTGGCCTCCAACGATCCGAACTCCAGCCTGCTCACGGAGCTGACTCAGCTCGACCCCATCTACATCAACTTCGCCTACACCGACACCGAGGCGGCCCGGCTGCGCGACGGTGTGGAGAGCGGGCGAATGACCCTGCCGGAGAAGGGCAAGCTGAAGGCTGAGCTGTTCTTCGGCGACGGCACGCGCTACCCGATCGATGGCGTGGTCGACTTCACCGACAGCTTCGTCAACACCGGCACCGGCACCATCAATGCCCGGGCGACGGTGGACAACCCGGAAAGCCGCCTGATTCCCGGCCAGTTCGTGCGTGTGGTGGTCTCGGGCATCATGCGCAAGTCGGTGGTGACCGTGCCTGAGCGCGCGTTGTCCCAGAGCCCCGCGGGTACCTTCGTCTACGTAGTCGACGACAAGGGCATCGCACACATGCGCCCAGTGAACGTCGCGCAGATGGTCAACGGCCGCTGGGTGCTCGATTCGGGCGTCAATGCCGGCGAACGGGTGATCGTCGACGGGCTGTCCAAGGTGCGCCCGGATCAGCCGGTCAAGGCACAGGAAGCTTCCGCCGAGGCTGCGCAACCAGCCCAGGCCAAACAATAA
- a CDS encoding TetR family transcriptional regulator: MRRTKEDSEKTRQTILDSAEALFLENGVSNTSLEEIARNAGVTRGAVYWHFENKSHLFHEMINQVRLPPEQLIARLSGCNGVDALQSLFELCIEVVRNLASNEQRRRILTILMQRCEFTEELRDAVLRHNAVIRQFIDLCEQLFARQANQQRLMPGITPRIAARSVHGMIYGLINDWLRDPELFDPLQDTEQLFEPLFRGLIRDWAQAGAAS, encoded by the coding sequence ATGAGAAGAACTAAAGAAGACTCGGAGAAGACCCGCCAGACCATCCTGGATTCGGCCGAAGCGCTGTTCCTGGAAAATGGGGTTTCCAATACCAGTCTCGAAGAAATTGCGCGTAATGCCGGTGTGACGAGGGGAGCGGTCTACTGGCACTTCGAGAACAAGTCGCATCTGTTCCACGAAATGATCAACCAGGTGCGCCTGCCGCCCGAACAGCTGATTGCCCGGCTGTCCGGCTGCAACGGCGTGGATGCCCTGCAGTCGCTGTTCGAGCTGTGCATCGAGGTGGTCCGCAACCTGGCCAGCAACGAGCAGCGCCGGCGCATCCTGACCATCCTCATGCAGCGCTGCGAGTTCACCGAAGAGCTGCGCGATGCGGTGCTGCGCCACAACGCCGTGATCCGCCAGTTCATCGACCTCTGCGAGCAACTGTTCGCCCGCCAGGCCAACCAGCAGCGCCTGATGCCCGGCATCACCCCGCGTATCGCCGCGCGCTCGGTGCACGGCATGATCTACGGCCTGATCAACGACTGGCTGCGCGACCCGGAGCTGTTCGATCCGTTGCAGGACACCGAACAGCTCTTCGAGCCGCTGTTCCGCGGGCTGATCCGCGATTGGGCTCAGGCCGGCGCGGCTTCGTAA
- a CDS encoding heavy-metal-associated domain-containing protein: MHVFNVKGMSCGHCVRAVTQAIQARDAAAQVQVDLADGEVRVDSRLPEEALLEAIREEGYEAAPA; encoded by the coding sequence ATGCATGTGTTCAATGTGAAAGGCATGTCCTGCGGCCACTGCGTACGCGCCGTGACCCAGGCGATCCAGGCTCGCGATGCGGCCGCCCAGGTCCAGGTGGACCTGGCGGACGGCGAAGTGCGGGTGGACAGCCGGCTACCCGAAGAGGCGCTGCTGGAGGCGATCCGCGAGGAAGGTTACGAAGCCGCGCCGGCCTGA
- a CDS encoding heavy metal translocating P-type ATPase, translating to MNSPAPIELDLPVHGMTCASCAGRVERALQKVPGVLGASVNLASEQARVSLNDAGQLPELVEAVEKAGYQVPSHTLELGIEGMTCASCVGRVERALKKVPGVRDASVNLASERAHLDLLGAVDPAILIAAVDKAGYHARLLEAEKPAQDAALARLARERILLIIALALALPLALPMFAEWAGMHWMLPAWVQFALATPVQFVIGARFYVSAWKALRARSGNMDLLVALGTSAGYGLSLYLWLSAPPGSMPHLYFEASAVLIALILLGKYLESRAKRQTASAIRALEALRPERATRIRDGHEEDVAIAELRLGDELLVRPGERFPADGLVLDGRSHADEALITGESLPVAKGPGDKVTGGAINGEALLTIRATALGGETVLARIIRLVEDAQAAKAPIQKLVDKVSNVFVPVVVGIALLTLLGWLLAGAGLETALINAVAVLVIACPCALGLATPTAIMAGTGVAARHGILIKDAEALEVAHAVSAVAFDKTGTLTAGKPGLVDFAVAEGEADEALALAGALQRGSEHPLAKAVLGACVERGLHAHAASESQALAGRGIQGRVGERLLALGNRRLLDEQGLAAGDLQVKASEWESHGRTLSWLIELQPQARLIALFAFGDSLKPGAAEAIHALRERGIANCLITGDNRGSARLVAEALGLDEVHAEVLPADKAAVVAQMKQGGALVAMVGDGINDAPALAAADVGIAMGGGTDVAMHAAGITLMRGDPRLVPAALDIARRTYAKIRQNLFWAFVYNLIGVPLAALGLLNPMVAGAAMALSSVSVVSNALLLKRWKPDLQTSDNETRSSR from the coding sequence GTGAACAGCCCCGCCCCCATCGAGCTCGACCTGCCGGTACACGGCATGACCTGCGCCTCCTGCGCCGGCCGCGTCGAGCGTGCGCTGCAGAAGGTCCCCGGCGTGCTCGGCGCCAGCGTCAACCTGGCCAGCGAGCAGGCGCGAGTGAGCCTGAACGACGCCGGACAGCTGCCGGAACTGGTCGAAGCCGTGGAAAAGGCCGGCTACCAGGTGCCCAGCCACACGCTGGAACTGGGCATCGAGGGAATGACCTGCGCCAGTTGCGTCGGCCGCGTCGAACGCGCGCTGAAGAAGGTCCCCGGCGTGCGCGACGCGAGCGTCAACCTCGCCAGCGAACGCGCGCACCTGGACCTGCTCGGCGCAGTCGACCCCGCCATCCTCATCGCCGCCGTGGACAAGGCCGGCTACCACGCACGCCTGCTCGAAGCTGAGAAGCCGGCGCAAGACGCGGCGCTGGCCCGCCTGGCCCGCGAGCGCATCCTGCTGATAATCGCTCTCGCGCTGGCCCTCCCGCTGGCGCTACCGATGTTCGCCGAATGGGCCGGAATGCACTGGATGCTGCCGGCCTGGGTGCAGTTCGCCTTGGCCACGCCGGTGCAGTTCGTCATAGGCGCGCGCTTCTATGTCTCGGCCTGGAAAGCGCTGCGCGCGCGCAGCGGCAACATGGACCTGCTGGTCGCCCTGGGCACCAGCGCCGGCTACGGCTTAAGCCTGTACCTCTGGCTGAGCGCGCCGCCCGGCAGCATGCCGCACCTGTACTTCGAGGCGAGCGCCGTGCTGATCGCCCTGATCCTGCTCGGCAAGTACCTGGAAAGCCGCGCCAAGCGCCAGACCGCCTCGGCCATTCGCGCCCTGGAAGCCCTGCGCCCCGAACGCGCCACACGCATCCGCGACGGCCACGAGGAAGACGTGGCCATCGCCGAGCTGCGCCTGGGCGATGAACTGCTCGTGCGCCCCGGCGAGCGTTTCCCGGCGGACGGGCTCGTCCTCGATGGCCGCAGCCATGCCGACGAGGCGCTGATCACCGGGGAAAGCCTGCCGGTGGCCAAGGGCCCCGGCGACAAGGTCACCGGCGGCGCGATCAACGGCGAAGCGCTGCTGACCATCCGCGCTACCGCACTGGGCGGCGAGACCGTGCTGGCGCGCATCATCCGCCTGGTGGAAGACGCCCAGGCGGCCAAGGCGCCGATCCAGAAGCTGGTGGACAAGGTCAGCAACGTCTTCGTCCCGGTGGTGGTCGGCATCGCCCTGCTCACCCTGCTCGGCTGGCTGCTGGCCGGCGCGGGCCTGGAAACGGCGTTGATCAACGCCGTCGCCGTGCTGGTCATCGCCTGCCCCTGCGCGCTCGGCCTGGCCACGCCGACGGCGATCATGGCCGGCACCGGCGTCGCCGCGCGCCACGGCATCCTGATCAAGGACGCCGAAGCCCTGGAAGTCGCCCACGCGGTCAGCGCGGTGGCCTTCGACAAGACTGGCACCCTGACTGCCGGCAAGCCCGGCCTGGTGGACTTCGCGGTCGCCGAAGGCGAAGCCGACGAAGCCCTGGCGCTGGCCGGTGCCTTGCAACGCGGCAGCGAACACCCACTGGCCAAGGCGGTGCTCGGCGCCTGCGTCGAACGCGGCCTGCACGCCCACGCCGCGAGCGAAAGCCAGGCACTGGCCGGGCGCGGCATTCAAGGGCGAGTCGGCGAGCGCCTGCTGGCCCTGGGTAACCGCCGCCTGCTCGACGAACAGGGGCTGGCCGCCGGTGATCTGCAGGTAAAAGCGAGCGAATGGGAAAGCCACGGCCGCACCCTTTCCTGGCTGATCGAACTGCAACCGCAAGCGCGGCTGATCGCCCTGTTCGCCTTCGGCGACAGCCTCAAACCCGGCGCCGCCGAAGCCATCCACGCGCTGCGCGAACGCGGTATCGCCAACTGCCTGATCACCGGCGACAACCGCGGCAGCGCGCGACTGGTCGCCGAGGCCCTGGGCCTGGACGAAGTGCATGCCGAAGTGCTGCCGGCGGACAAGGCCGCGGTGGTCGCGCAGATGAAACAGGGCGGCGCGCTGGTGGCCATGGTCGGCGACGGCATCAACGACGCCCCGGCGCTGGCCGCAGCAGATGTCGGCATCGCCATGGGCGGCGGTACCGACGTGGCCATGCACGCGGCCGGCATTACCCTGATGCGCGGCGACCCGCGCCTGGTCCCGGCAGCGCTGGACATCGCCCGGCGCACCTACGCGAAGATCCGCCAGAACCTCTTCTGGGCCTTCGTCTACAACCTGATCGGTGTGCCCCTGGCCGCCCTCGGCCTGCTCAACCCGATGGTCGCTGGCGCCGCCATGGCCCTGTCCAGCGTCAGCGTGGTGAGCAACGCCCTGCTGCTCAAGCGCTGGAAGCCGGACCTGCAAACCAGCGACAACGAAACCCGGAGCTCGCGATGA
- the cueR gene encoding Cu(I)-responsive transcriptional regulator, whose protein sequence is MNIGEAAKKSGLSAKMIRYYESIGLLQPAGRSASGYRHYSEQDLHRLAFIRRSRDFGFSLEEVGQLLALWQDRKRASADVKALATRHIDELNRKIAELSSLRDTLQDLSDHCHGDHRPDCPILKDLESGNCCH, encoded by the coding sequence ATGAACATCGGTGAAGCCGCGAAGAAGAGCGGCCTGTCGGCGAAGATGATCCGCTACTACGAATCCATCGGCCTGCTGCAACCGGCCGGCCGCAGCGCCAGCGGCTACCGCCACTACAGCGAGCAGGACCTGCACCGCCTGGCCTTCATCCGCCGCTCGCGGGACTTCGGCTTCTCGCTGGAAGAAGTCGGCCAGTTGCTAGCGCTGTGGCAGGACCGCAAGCGCGCCAGCGCCGACGTCAAGGCCCTCGCCACCCGCCACATCGACGAACTCAACCGCAAGATCGCCGAGCTCTCCAGCCTGCGCGACACCCTCCAAGACCTGAGCGACCACTGCCACGGCGACCACCGCCCGGACTGCCCGATCCTCAAGGACCTGGAGTCGGGCAATTGCTGTCACTGA
- a CDS encoding type II toxin-antitoxin system HicA family toxin has translation MNSRQRSTWELLYATPTPNHLEWFRIEALLLYLGARKIEGNGSRVRFELNGVIASFHRPHPGKEAKPYQVRDARTFLERAGYAP, from the coding sequence ATGAACAGCCGCCAACGCTCCACCTGGGAGCTGTTGTACGCGACGCCAACGCCCAACCACCTGGAATGGTTCCGGATCGAGGCACTGCTGCTGTACCTGGGCGCGCGCAAGATCGAGGGCAACGGTTCGCGCGTGCGCTTCGAGCTGAACGGCGTCATCGCCAGCTTCCACCGGCCACATCCGGGCAAGGAAGCCAAACCCTATCAGGTTCGCGATGCGCGGACTTTCCTCGAACGAGCGGGATACGCACCATGA
- a CDS encoding type II toxin-antitoxin system HicB family antitoxin gives MSPMKYKGYVAHIEYSDDDELFVGRIAGIHDVIGFHGESVGELRQLFQEAVDDYLETCARLGREPQKPYSGKLSLRLDPALHARVALKAELSNKSINQWVVERLSEAL, from the coding sequence ATGAGCCCGATGAAATACAAAGGCTACGTCGCCCACATCGAATACAGCGACGACGATGAACTGTTCGTTGGCCGCATCGCCGGCATCCACGACGTGATCGGTTTCCATGGCGAGTCGGTAGGCGAGCTGCGCCAACTGTTCCAGGAAGCGGTCGACGACTACCTGGAGACCTGCGCTCGACTCGGTCGTGAACCGCAGAAGCCCTACTCAGGAAAACTCAGCCTGCGCCTGGATCCCGCCCTCCACGCACGCGTAGCCCTGAAGGCCGAGCTGAGCAATAAGAGCATCAACCAGTGGGTGGTGGAGCGCCTCAGCGAGGCGCTCTGA
- a CDS encoding EamA family transporter, which produces MPLPHILLALLVTLIWGVNFVIIKVGLHDFPPLLFCALRFALAALPLIFLRGPLPAPFWRIVQIGVLLGVVKFGLLFVGMHLGMPAGLSSLVLQSQVFFTVLIAAVFLGERPSPRALFGLLLAAAGLLLIGLERPLGDSLLAFGLVIAAALAWAFSNIATKRSGANDMLRLISWVSLIPPLPLLVLSWIFEGPQAMAAAVRGISWEGVGALLYIAFLATTVGFGLWSFLLRRYPASQVTPFALAVPVSGLLSGWLMLGEQLTAQDWLACVLVFLGLAVTVLPASLWQRRSAVAPS; this is translated from the coding sequence ATGCCCTTGCCGCATATCCTTCTCGCCCTGCTGGTCACGCTGATCTGGGGCGTCAACTTCGTCATCATCAAGGTCGGCCTGCACGACTTCCCGCCGCTGCTGTTCTGCGCCCTGCGCTTCGCCCTGGCGGCGCTGCCGCTGATCTTCCTGCGCGGGCCGCTGCCGGCGCCGTTCTGGCGCATCGTGCAGATCGGCGTGCTGCTGGGCGTGGTCAAGTTCGGCCTGCTGTTCGTCGGCATGCACCTGGGCATGCCCGCCGGCCTGTCGTCGCTGGTGCTGCAGAGCCAGGTGTTCTTCACGGTGCTGATCGCCGCGGTGTTCCTCGGCGAACGCCCTTCGCCGCGTGCGCTGTTTGGCTTGCTGCTGGCTGCCGCCGGCTTGTTGCTGATCGGCCTGGAGCGCCCGTTGGGGGATAGCCTGCTGGCCTTCGGCCTGGTGATCGCGGCAGCGCTGGCCTGGGCTTTCTCCAACATCGCCACCAAGCGTTCCGGCGCGAACGACATGCTCCGCCTGATCAGCTGGGTAAGCCTGATTCCGCCGCTGCCGCTGCTGGTCCTGTCGTGGATCTTCGAAGGCCCGCAAGCGATGGCCGCCGCCGTGCGCGGCATCAGTTGGGAAGGCGTGGGCGCGCTGCTCTACATCGCCTTCCTGGCCACCACCGTGGGCTTCGGCCTGTGGAGCTTCCTGCTGCGCCGCTACCCGGCCAGCCAGGTGACTCCCTTCGCCCTGGCGGTGCCGGTATCCGGTCTGCTGTCCGGCTGGCTGATGCTCGGCGAGCAGCTCACCGCCCAGGACTGGCTGGCCTGCGTACTGGTCTTCCTCGGCCTGGCGGTAACCGTGCTGCCGGCGTCGCTGTGGCAGCGCCGTAGCGCTGTGGCGCCTTCGTAG